The sequence below is a genomic window from Wyeomyia smithii strain HCP4-BCI-WySm-NY-G18 chromosome 1, ASM2978416v1, whole genome shotgun sequence.
ATTCTCTTTATTTCACCGATTTCGTTGGCGAAGCTGTTTTTGATGGTAATCCGAAGGTAATTTGGGAATCAATTTCGAAACTTTAGTATATGTCATGAAATTGTTTCTTTTTGTAGGCTCGTGATGGGTCAGAGGAATACATACGTTACGAGGAAGGCGTCCGATTCGGTTGCTGGGGTATGGCCATGTATTCCCTGTCGTGCGCTTGTTATtcgtttgttattgaaaagctGATTACTCGCTTCAAAGCTCGTAAAGTGTATGTTGGAGGTTTGCTTTTCTACTGCTCCGGAATGACGCTAATGGCTTTAACAAAGCATCCGGTAGGGGTAATCCTGTTCAGTTGGACTGCCGGTGTAATGTATTCCACTCTGTTTACCATGCCTTATCTGCTGATTGCACATTATCACTCGGAAGGAATTGTGAGTAGTGTGCAGTAATCTTGTGCTGATTAAATTATcttaacttatttttatttgtttcaagtTTGAGCAAGTTGCTGGCGGGGAGGACGCGAAACAACCGGCAGCCGTTCGAGGTTTGGGTACCGATGTGGCGATCGTTAGTAGTATGGTGTTTTTGGCCCAATTTGTTTTGTCCATCTGCATGGGAACGATTGTGTCCTGGAGTGGCACGACAACGGCAGTGGTTGGGGTTGCGGCCTTTCTCAGCTTTTGTGGTGCCATTTCCGCTACACAAGTTATGTACCTAGATTTATAATAGAAGTTCGGACAGTAATTTACGCAAGATAACCTACGTATTGACAATACTCTATGTGTAAATTAATATGAGATGTTGAATAATTtattccaataaatgtatattgtAGAAATGGACGGAATCGTTAGTTGAGTATCACTTGTGATGaagaattattataattatttgaaAATGGTATTACAATACCTGTTGTTCTTCAATTCTTCAAATTATTCCTGCACTTATCAAGAATATCTTTTTTGATCGACGGATAGTCCGGATGAGCCTTCAAAACCTGCTGGCAAATATCGACCGCATCGGCGTACCGTTTCGTTTTCATATAATTAAAAGCCAACTTGTAGGCGATGTTCGGTTTTGATTTGGCGCAAAATTTCCACGCCAGCTCATAGTGCACACTTGCCATTCGATAGTTCTGTTCCTTCTCAGAAACGAGTCCCAAAAGTTCGTACGCTTTGGAGCACGATTTATTGTGATCCAACACACGGGACAGCAAATCGGTGGCCATGTCGTACTTACCGGCTTGAAGGTACAAATCTGCCAGCAGCAACCAGGACCTTTCGAGATAATCGGCCTCCTCGAATGTCCAGCTGTTTTTGGCAATCCGTTTCAGCTGGTTTTTGGCCCGCTGGGATTGTTTCAGTATTACGTAGGCCGATGCAACGCCGTACACGGCGCCTATCTGTTCTTTATATTCCTCCTGTGAGAGAATTGCTGTAAAATCCTGCAAAGCGCGGTCAATATTGATCTTCTGCTTCGACGCAAGCAGGTGAAAGTTTTGCAACAAACGATGATTCAGTGCAGCATTGTCAATGACCCCAGGGCGTGGTTTGAGCTCCTTCAAAAGTCTCTCAGCCGTTTTTAGAGCCATAGCCCGGGAATCTTTTATCTCCAGATCATCCACTGCTATATCAACTACGCCTTCATTTGGTAAATCACCGTCAGGATTGAGACAAATTTCGATCATATTATAAATTGCTTGCTGACCCCACTCGGGGTCTCTGCGGCAGTTGTTGAAGAACCGCAAGGCACTGTTCGGGTTACCATTGTACCAATCATTGAGTCCTTTAGAGTAGTTCAGTCCGGCCTCCGTTTCGGGGCGATTACAAAGTTCTTCAGCTCGACTAAAAAATGGCTGAACGTCGCTCAAAGTTCCCGAGCGGCGCATTACCTCGATAAGTCGGGTTAAAGCCGTCCAATAGGTCGGTTGGGATACCAGAAGTTGCGAGAAATGGTAAGCAGCATTCTCGAAATCCATCTGCGAAAGAATTGTAACTTTGATACGACCTTTCTACATGCTAAAATAACTCACCCTTCGAAAGCAAAGGTCCGCCATCATAACTGAGGCGGCTTCATTATTGGGTTCTTTTTGCAGAATTTCCGCGCATATCAACTGACACTGGTCCATGTTAGCCACTTGCATATAGGCACGAGCTAGGGCCACCAGTACGTTAACATCGCCGGGCATAATCTTCAACGCTTCGTGGTAGTGATGAACTGCTTGCTCATTGTCGCGTAGTGCAATTGATTGCTCAGCCATTAGAATACAAATtctgtgagaaaaaaaaacgtattttaGATTGTCAAAAAACACTCGATTGACACTACAAACTTAgccaaaatattgttctgctctTGCTGGCTGTGCTGATCAACGAACAAGCGCTTCAACATTTTGTACTGATTATCACGCGCCTCCTTCAATGTATTCAATGAGGACGCCAAATAGCCGGCTTTCTCTCGAATCCGCGCCAGCAGTAACAACTGCTTGGTTTTCAGCTGTAGCCTCAGAATGTCTCCATTGTCTCTGTAAGAATAAAAGTACATGTTAGAGTATgtctaaataaataaaattgaaacatGTTCACCCCTTAGAGAGCTCCATCTCATCCACCAGCGTCTGTTCAGCGTTAGAGTACTGTTTCAGCTTCAGAAACAACTCAGCCAAATCCAGTTTGAGAAGATAATTCTCTGGAGTTCTGACCGCTTCCTGATAATACGCGATAGCTTTCTTGTACTGATGCGTCTTAACGTACGCTCTGCCCAACTTGCTGGCCAGCGAAGGATCCTTGGGATTTTGCTTATGGGCTTGCTTGTACGCCTCAATCGAGTCGTCCGGCTCCTGGATGGACATGTAGGCATCACCCAGCATCAGATAGCTCGAGGCACCGGGATTATGCGAAACCAACTCATTAAAGCACTGCGCGTACGCCAACCGATCCTTCCGGTGCACCAGATAGAGGTGAGCCATTTTCGTTTTAGCCTGCACGTAATAGGGTTCCGTCGAAGTGATAGTTTTCAGCAGTTCGATTGCCTTTGTGAAGTTTCCCTGCTGGCTGTAAAAATCCGCTATCGCGATGGTTAGCCGGCCTTCCTCAGTGGTGGAGGAGAATTTAGCCGATACCGAATGCATCAGTTTCAACGCTTCCGAGTGTTGGTTCATGAGAACATGCGTGTTGATAATTTCCAAATGCAGCGATAGAAGGTCTGCTGTTGACAGGACACTGTCCGATTCGGTTTTTTTCGAGGGCGACATATGATCCGCACTATTCGGGCACATGTTCGTTGCAGTGACGAAACTCTTCAGAGCATCCTCGTATAGCTGTTGGTTTTTTAGTACCATTCCTTGCAGCAAATGATACATAGGATTATCTCGTACTTGAAAATCCTTACTAAGACACATCTCCAAACTTTGAGCCGCTTTTGTGTaacatttctgctgaatgtgaACCCGAGCCATGAGCAAATGTGCATCGGAATAGGTGGCATCGATGTCACGCAGCACCTTTTCCAGTGTCCTAGCAGCAGTCGTAAACTCACCGCAGAGAAATTGAACCTTCGCTAGTAAATACATTGCCTCGGCCAGGCCGGGGCAAGCTTTCACTACTGCGTCCAAAATATTCGAACAATGTCTTAACGAGGGATGCAGCGACTCTACAAACTCGTTCTGCATATCGTTTTCCGTCGGAGAATGAAAGAGCAATTCTTTAACAACCTCCAGCAGAAAGTCGGGATCAAATGCCAGCAAATATTCCAAACCATAGGTAATGGTTTTAAGATTTTTGAACTGAACTTCGCTTGCTGCAAACAGAAAAGCCTGCGCTTTCTCGTGATCGTTGCGGTGAGTTTTCGCCGACATCAATAGTAAAATTGGATTCTTATCTTTCCCCTGAATTTCCGTTAGAAACTCTATCTGCTGAAAGACTTGCTCGGAAACACCCGATTCCGTTATTTGACAAAGCGTTAGACCGCACAGTGCGCTCAGTGATGTATCGTCGATTTTAGAGGCCATTTTAAACCACTTACTGGCATCTTTGAATTTCCCGCGCAGAACACATTGAAAGCCCAGTTCGGTAATAAAATCAGCATTGTTGGGATCAATTTTGTGAGCCTTCTCCAGGAAATGATAGGTTTCCGATAGGATAGATTTGTTTCTTCCACAGACTCGCGCAAACAATTTGCCGGTTTGCATAAAAAGCTCTCCGTTAGCAGGTTCAGTTTTCTCCATTGTTTTAAACAGATACTGCAATATACTTATACTAGCCGCATAGTTTCCTTCCTTCACTACAAGCATCATGAGTTTCACCCTCAAGGCTTCTATATTAGTAGGTTCAATATTGAGAATACGCATAGAGGTTTCCGCCGCGCTGTCATAGTTCCAGTTAGCCAAATAACAGCGAATTTTCTCGACAAGAATTATATTCAGCTCGGGGTAACGCACCGACAACCGGTTCAAAATTCCCATAGCTGTATCACAATCATTATTAAACTGATGGTACCGAATTTGACCGAAGCTAGCATCGATTTGTTTGCCCTGCTCTAGAGCCTTGCTGAAATATTCCAAAATAATCGGTCTATTCTTATTCATAAATATTTCGCACCACCCCCTCAACGTCAACGCATCCGGATTGTTTGGATTGTATCGGAGAGCCTTATCGGCATACTCGCGAGCCTTCTCAATCTTACCCGTCAGAAACAGGAACAGCGCTGCATAATAAGCCGATACCGACGTCAAGCCTTTTTTCTCCTCCTTCAGAGCGGCTTCCAAATTACTTAACTCGTCCTTATCGATAACGCTGCACTTTCTATGCGCATACATGAGACTCAGCACCACGGCCAAACCCAAATCCTTGTCACCCTGCAAGTGACTTAGCTCACGTATGCCTTCCTGCAGCTTGATCGCTTCCAACACCAGAGCGATGCCGTTGAAGTATCGGAAACTTGTGTCCACCGTATATTTTGCCATTGCCTCGAGCACCGTCCGGTGCATTGTTCGGTACAACTTTTCACGTCCATAGTAAATGATGACACTTTTGTAATCTCGGTCGTCCATTATGCTGCCGAAATCATCGGAACTTTACACGTAAAATTACACAATTAGGTACAATTTGGATACGGTGGAAAACTGTGCAATCTGTTTGTTTACTTTTGCGTTGCTAAGGATTAcggtattttgttttttttttttcatgtttttgtgTCTATCTCGCGTTTGATGCCGCTGTactgtacacgcaaaagtttggAAGTGTTTTAGTTGTGAACGTACCCGCTTGATCCTATCCGACTGAAAGAAAGAGAACAACCATAAAAGAATAGAAAATAATCATGAAAGGAGGATAATCCACATGGTCTAACGataactagttgttaggcacgtttgatggttattgattatgcggaatGAACAATGTTTTTcgttgtaaccataaaaaacacggtatttttactgttaGCTGTCAGTCATTACCATTTAAACGGCGTTTTTCGCTGATCACCGAAAATACTTCTATCATGAAAAACTCTGAACAGACCGTTGCATCGCTGGCCAATAAGAATGACGCGATCATGAAACCTGAGCCGAAAGTCGAAACTGACGTTGGCATCGACGACGAAGAGCCCATAGTGCTTCCTTCGCAACTCGAACGTAACGATCTTTCCACGAGGCGCAGCGAACGATTTCCGGGTATGTTATTGGACTATATTACCGGATTCGAGGCAACTGCTGTCGATCTACTTGCCCCAGATATACAATCAATGTCTGGAAATTCACGAAGACTACCAAACAAActacacacttaactgcataatgttttctcggtaaagtaaaataccgaactacttgaaaacattttcgtttaccgttgttccgtaacaaaattactgagaaTTCGGAAACCAAatgtgtttaccggaataccgtaaatttgtttgccgaaaaaatccgtaaaacagcaaatttccgagttcagtaaactaaaataccgaatctcggaagcttgacatcatttaaccgagatctcgttgaaccaaaaaagctcttaccgagattccgaaaaatagaactgtcaaaataacgaaagcttcactatcagttttgttcgtgtttcggtttagatgtaaaaggaacaggtttcgcggttaatcatcattccggagaaatctgtaatattcaGATTAACCTAAAATGTTGAGTAAGTATACAATATTATGTCTTAGATCTTGTTTGTGGTTATTGCAAATATAAtactaaaagaaaacaattaattcttTCCTTACTCAATTTCGTAGGTTAACGACTcgcttcgcaggatggaagttgcagtgatggatgtattgttttatttccaggaagcaacacaactctcctgttcCTACCAATGCTGTAATAAGTTGAATCATTTGACAAAATAATCAATAGTATTATACGACTAATCAATCGTTTTCATCATTTCCTGGATTTATCTGAGAAATCGCAAAATGCGTACTTCAgtaaatttttccgaaattttcgtaataattGGACAGTTAAAATTTCCTAGTCCCGGTAAAATATTACCAAGGATCACGTTAAAgtttgacaagttgtcaactattggttttacagaatctcggtattttgatgtattaccgagatttttaccgagttctcagctgttgaaatctcggtaattcattttaccgtactcggtgatattaTCTAAGTGTGATAGCCTAACtacggccatcatctcgagaaaccataAACCATGTCCCATAgcactccgtacctcgccctgtcaaactgctcgataaataatgaaccaaatgaattttctttttctcggccttatcgagccccaaagaaaatcccataagaaactgtcaaaaagttatttacaaaatcaatgcagcatttttcgagtaggaacgaaaCAAATGcaggctgcgcaggtacactgccttaaaAAAACTCAACCaaaactcaaacagtgatttagtggtaccattcgagtagttcattttgtaccaacttttatgaaaaatttcttcatgagtgttacgtatgtcttaggtatgtggtataactatgtacaattacagcagcttttagagtttttttgatgtattttttttcggggggtcagcaatgttttttgctgaacTCGTCAAATGAATTTTATTGAACAGTATTTTGGCCAAAAAATTAACCGACATCAGTAATTTTTCAGGGAATTACAGAACGATCAGGAAAAGTTTACTGAACAcgaccgtaataaaaattaccgaAGATTAAGACGGAAATAGTTGTGGGGTGAtgaagaagagtaagaagccatATGTCGACCCTCAGGAAAATACAAGGTTCCGGGGAAGTTAAAGAGAAGGGAGAACTTAAAATGTGCACACCAAACattttttactgaaattcaGTAAACTTTCACGCTGAAACTTCAGTTATCCTTTCAGCAATGGATGATTACTGAACATTTCAGTAATGTGAAatgtcattctgtttgacggtACTTTACTGAATTTTCAGCATTAAGAAATGTCATCCATGTGTGACAGACTTTTACGGAATTTTCAGCATTATTCAAAGCATTGCTGAAAACTCAgcaatatcggatataatgtatTTTGACAGCATTTTACGGAGAATTTAGCAAAGGATTACTGAAATATCAGTTAGGCTGGATTTCTTCGTATGGGTCTTAAAACTCGTTGCCTATAATTTATTCGATTTTTAcctttattttacaaaaattaGTTAAATCCCCGAATAATATGCCACCGATGTCCATCCGATGGCTTTTCTAAATATCCGCCAGCTTCCTCTACCGCACatcgaactgaaaaaaaaacaagaaaaattaacttttccaCTAACCAAATAGTTTTAGCACGTCCCTACGATCGGCTTTCTGGTACTGCTGCACTTCTCCAGGCTCtgatttattttaaacaaaattctccCTGCATCACAAACTTTAACGCGCATTAAGCACATTGATAACGACTTTTTTGACAGCTGCGGTGCACGTCAGTCAACGAAGTATGTCGAATTTCAGCAACCGAAACTAAAAATACTGAATGTCGGTAAATCAAAACTAAATGCCGAATACTCAGTGTCGCTCCGTCagcgatatttttacaattgaaCAATTTAGTGTCGCTTAGAAGCGAGAGAAAATATAAGATCGCATAGCAACAGAACCATAAGACACGATCGAGCTGACTAGGAGCATGCTAGATCCGCGCGAGACCTCTAGAATGGAGTTATGAAAAGGAACGTGAAAACGGTCTCACGCGTAGATTGTGTATTTTAAACGTTTTGTTTAGTTAGGACTTTAGGATAAGCCACTCCCATGTGAAGGGACCAAGGCGCATTAGAAGTTTACTTTTTCTTTCTAACGTTAGGACTTAATATAAGAATGAACAACATTTGTAATGTGTTCAATGAAAAGACCCGTTAGAGCCAgaaggaaaataaataaattttctctaattttaATGAAAACTCTGGCATCTTAAGGGATAGTTATAGATAAGGATTTTTTCGAATAGTTATAGATCGCGTGTGTAACTTGTAGTGTTAAAATGACTTTTGTAAATATTTGTTCAATAAAGTGAAGTTTTCTCCCAGTACAACAAAGTGTTCTCCTTCAAAAGCCAATTTCAAAGTACGACATTAGTCGGAAAATCGACTTTGGCAATTTTAACAACAACTTCTAGAAAAGGAAGTTTTATGGTGGCTCCAGAGAGGAGCATTTGCATTAGAACTCACACCATTGGAGAACACTTTGGAAGACTTCAAGTTTATAGTGTTCCTAGCCCGAAGTTTGAGGGCACAACGTGAAAGCTATTGAATAGTTAATATCGTGTTGGGTGTTTGAGAACCACACGAGGTTGCCTTTTGTGATAAGTAATAATCACAGGCAAAGTGATTGGTGTGTTGGCGCCATAAGACCAAGAAGTGAAGTCCCAGTGTATTATCACACCGATATCACACCAGCTGACGGACGCATAAAATAGACACTAGTCTATTCTGGACCGGCATCATCGGCCGGAAGGATCGAAATCTCGATACTAGCTAGGGGCTAGCGTTGAGTCATTAGTGCAAGGAAAGCTAGTGCAACTGGACCGGCATCATCGGCCGGAAGGATCGAAATCTTGATACTAGCTAGGGGCTAGCGTTGAGTCACTAGAGAACACTAGTGCAACTGAACCGGCATCATTGTCCGAAAGAATTAAATCTTGATACTAGCTAGAGGCTAGCGTTGAGTCACTAGTACGAGGCTAGTGCAGCAGAGCGACAGCATCAGCAAGCAGTTAAAGTTTTCTCCAGATCGACGGAACGACGAACCGGTACTTTGACCGGTGATTACAACAAGCAGAAAACATCAGCTGGGTGAGTCCAGAATGGataaaaattagttttaaacGAAAATAGCCATTGCCGATTATGTAAAAATCCAGACGAGTTTAACGATATGGTAGCCTGCGATGAATGCGATCGCTGGTTCCATATCATATGCGCTGGGTTGGACCACGTGCCAGTAAAGACTGAGCCGTGGATTTGTTTTAAATGTAAGAAGACGTTCGATGAGATAACGTCTAGAGATAGGAGAATTAGGCAGTTAGAACAGGCTTCGGCGGGAAATAAACCCCCGATAACCACTGAAAGGGAGTTTTATCGGGAGATGATAGAAGGTTTGAAGGAAATCAAGCTTGGTAAAGGGTCGAACTGCGACAGTTTTTTAACATAAAACTTCCTTTTCTAGAAGTTGTTGTTAAAATTGCCAAAGTCGATTTTCCGACTAATGTCGTACTTTGAAATTGGCTTTTGAAGGAGAACACTTTGTTGTACTGGAGGAAAACTTAACTTTATtgaacaaaaatttacaaaagtcATCTTAACACTACAAGTTACACACGCGATCTATAACTATTATATCTATCACACACCAAATTCTCGAGTCCAAATTCAGTACAAAAATCGACTTTGGCCATTTTAACAACAACTTCTAGTAAAGGAAGTTTTACTCAGTAAACATTTAGATTGCTTAAATTTCAGTATATGATTTTTATAGTTGAGTTTCAGTAATGATTACTGAATTTGGTGTGTGAGTTTACagaaaaatttgtttgcttctttgaattgaaatttcatTAATGATCTTGGAAATTTCGAAATCGGTTAACTCGGGTTATGATAAACGTCACATACgaccttttgacatgttgctcgtgacccaagtatgatgacagttctacactCATCATTGTAGAAGTTTCTACACTCATAtatgtagaactgtcatcatacttgggctCGTGACTTCaagcagagtctatgtttaagagtcccgcaaagatgaaaccaaaggaaccaaatcagtgtcaaacgagggtaccaatcgagcaatgtaaagaAACatggtgataatgttaggagtggatgaaaagtgttgtaattgagcgtaataaagaatatgtgtttttccgaagttttacttacacattttaatccaacattaaacctgtacactggttcacttaaatttaacaaaacatc
It includes:
- the LOC129727555 gene encoding tetratricopeptide repeat protein 21B-like, which encodes MDDRDYKSVIIYYGREKLYRTMHRTVLEAMAKYTVDTSFRYFNGIALVLEAIKLQEGIRELSHLQGDKDLGLAVVLSLMYAHRKCSVIDKDELSNLEAALKEEKKGLTSVSAYYAALFLFLTGKIEKAREYADKALRYNPNNPDALTLRGWCEIFMNKNRPIILEYFSKALEQGKQIDASFGQIRYHQFNNDCDTAMGILNRLSVRYPELNIILVEKIRCYLANWNYDSAAETSMRILNIEPTNIEALRVKLMMLVVKEGNYAASISILQYLFKTMEKTEPANGELFMQTGKLFARVCGRNKSILSETYHFLEKAHKIDPNNADFITELGFQCVLRGKFKDASKWFKMASKIDDTSLSALCGLTLCQITESGVSEQVFQQIEFLTEIQGKDKNPILLLMSAKTHRNDHEKAQAFLFAASEVQFKNLKTITYGLEYLLAFDPDFLLEVVKELLFHSPTENDMQNEFVESLHPSLRHCSNILDAVVKACPGLAEAMYLLAKVQFLCGEFTTAARTLEKVLRDIDATYSDAHLLMARVHIQQKCYTKAAQSLEMCLSKDFQVRDNPMYHLLQGMVLKNQQLYEDALKSFVTATNMCPNSADHMSPSKKTESDSVLSTADLLSLHLEIINTHVLMNQHSEALKLMHSVSAKFSSTTEEGRLTIAIADFYSQQGNFTKAIELLKTITSTEPYYVQAKTKMAHLYLVHRKDRLAYAQCFNELVSHNPGASSYLMLGDAYMSIQEPDDSIEAYKQAHKQNPKDPSLASKLGRAYVKTHQYKKAIAYYQEAVRTPENYLLKLDLAELFLKLKQYSNAEQTLVDEMELSKGDNGDILRLQLKTKQLLLLARIREKAGYLASSLNTLKEARDNQYKMLKRLFVDQHSQQEQNNILAKICILMAEQSIALRDNEQAVHHYHEALKIMPGDVNVLVALARAYMQVANMDQCQLICAEILQKEPNNEAASVMMADLCFRRMDFENAAYHFSQLLVSQPTYWTALTRLIEVMRRSGTLSDVQPFFSRAEELCNRPETEAGLNYSKGLNDWYNGNPNSALRFFNNCRRDPEWGQQAIYNMIEICLNPDGDLPNEGVVDIAVDDLEIKDSRAMALKTAERLLKELKPRPGVIDNAALNHRLLQNFHLLASKQKINIDRALQDFTAILSQEEYKEQIGAVYGVASAYVILKQSQRAKNQLKRIAKNSWTFEEADYLERSWLLLADLYLQAGKYDMATDLLSRVLDHNKSCSKAYELLGLVSEKEQNYRMASVHYELAWKFCAKSKPNIAYKLAFNYMKTKRYADAVDICQQVLKAHPDYPSIKKDILDKCRNNLKN